The Ananas comosus cultivar F153 linkage group 2, ASM154086v1, whole genome shotgun sequence genome contains a region encoding:
- the LOC109706701 gene encoding uncharacterized protein LOC109706701 isoform X2, which translates to MDTRVRTALRSMRAAPEHDKEMEKERTSEMQGNRFADSGNGPNRNQSRREKKIALQQDVDKLRKKLRHEENVHRALERAFTRPLGALPRLPPYLPSYTLELLAEVAVLEEEVVRLEEQVVNFRQGLYQEAIYIASSKKTKEGALDLCNNRCPQLKPCAQLLNYDGTPNGASSNRLANGKQTPRKQSLYSSSHDDRQGKENQLSTNLTRNCKQSPTKKVSKPECAVADKRCSENSNLNNSDEKQSDDSSGPNKLSEEILRCLISIFAQMSSTESTEEEMGTSPSVSGSCESSENVDMRDPYGILELGRRDIGPYNHFRVIEASSVNSNLVTSSSMLHRRLKALLKKLASVDLLGLTHQQKLAFWINIYNSCMMNAFLDQGLPASPQMLVALMPKATINVGGHLLSAMAIEHFILRSPYHLKNACPKGMKSDDMTMRGILGLEWPEPLVTFALSCGSWSSPAVRVYTAFQVEKQLETAKREYLQAAVATSMPNKLAIPKLLDWYLLDFAKDLESLMDWICLQLPSELRDSAVKCLEMSRRGVVPHPIQVLPYEFRFRYILAP; encoded by the exons ATGGATACGAGAGTGAGAACTGCGTTGCGGAGCATGAGAGCGGCCCCGGAGCACGATAAA GAGATGGAGAAGGAGAGGACGAGTGAGATGCAGGGGAATCGATTTGCGGATTCAGGAAACGGGCCCAACCGAAACCAATctagaagagagaagaagattgCTTTACAGCAAGAT GTTGATAAGCTTAGGAAGAAGCTTCGGCATGAAGAGAATGTGCACCGAGCTTTGGAAAGGGCTTTCACTAGACCTCTTGGTGCTCTTCCTCGGCTTCCTCCTTATCTCCCTTCTTAT ACACTAGAGCTTCTGGCGGAAGTCGCTGTACTGGAAGAGGAAGTGGTTCGGCTCGAAGAGCAAGTTGTAAATTTCCGGCAGGGCCTTTACCAAGAGGCAATTTACATCGCGTCATCTAAGAAAACGAAAGAGGGTGCATTGGATTTGTGCAACAATCGATGCCCGCAACTGAAACCTTGCGCTCAATTGCTCAATTACGATGGAACACCAAATGGGGCTTCATCTAATCGGCTCGCCAATGGCAAGCAAACACCGCGGAAGCAAAGTTTGTACTCGTCCTCTCATGATGATCGACAGGGGAAAGAGAATCAGCTAAGCACGAACCTGACTAGAAATTGCAAGCAATCGCCGACAAAGAAAGTGTCCAAA CCAGAATGTGCGGTAGCAGATAAAAGATGCAGTGAGAACAGCAATCTCAACAATTCAGATGAAAAGCAATCTGATGATTCGAGCGGCCCAAACAAATTGTCCGAGGAAATCTTAAGGTGCCTTATCAGCATTTTTGCGCAGATGAGTTCCACAGAGAGCACGGAAGAGGAGATGGGCACATCTCCTTCGGTTTCTGGTTCCTGCGAGAGTTCCGAAAATGTAGATATGCGAGACCCTTACGGTATTTTGGAACTTGGAAGGAGAGATATTGGCCCCTACAATCATTTTCGAGTAATTGAAGCAAGTTCGGTTAATTCAAATCTAGTCACAAGTTCTTCTATGCTTCATAGGAGGCTAAA AGCTTTACTTAAAAAGCTTGCATCGGTGGATCTATTGGGGCTTACTCATCAGCAGAAGCTGGCATTTTGGATCAACATATATAATTCATGCATGATGAAT GCATTTCTTGATCAAGGGTTACCTGCTAGTCCTCAAATGCTTGTTGCATTGATGCCGAAG GCTACAATAAATGTTGGTGGCCACTTGCTCAGTGCGATGGCAATTGAGCATTTCATTTTGAGGTCCCCGTATCACTTAAAAAAT GCGTGCCCAAAAGGAATGAAGAGTGATGACATGACAATGCGAGGAATACTTGGATTGGAGTGGCCCGAACCCTTAGTTACATTTGCGCTCTCATGTGGAAGTTGGTCTTCTCCTGCT GTGAGAGTATACACCGCATTTCAAGTTGAAAAGCAGTTGGAAACAGCCAAGAGGGAATACCTACAAGCCGCAGTGGCTACATCAATGCCAAACAAATTGGCGATTCCGAAGTTATTAGATTGGTATCTACTCGATTTCGCAAAGGATTTAGAGTCACTAATGGACTGGATCTGTTTGCAATTGCCGAGTGAACTAAGGGACAGTGCAGTAAAATGCCTTGAGATGAGTAGAAGAGGTGTGGTTCCACATCCAATACAAGTTCTGCCCTATGAGTTCAGATTCAGGTACATTTTGGCCCCATAG
- the LOC109706701 gene encoding uncharacterized protein LOC109706701 isoform X1, producing MDTRVRTALRSMRAAPEHDKEMEKERTSEMQGNRFADSGNGPNRNQSRREKKIALQQDVDKLRKKLRHEENVHRALERAFTRPLGALPRLPPYLPSYTLELLAEVAVLEEEVVRLEEQVVNFRQGLYQEAIYIASSKKTKEGALDLCNNRCPQLKPCAQLLNYDGTPNGASSNRLANGKQTPRKQSLYSSSHDDRQGKENQLSTNLTRNCKQSPTKKVSKVRMARPECAVADKRCSENSNLNNSDEKQSDDSSGPNKLSEEILRCLISIFAQMSSTESTEEEMGTSPSVSGSCESSENVDMRDPYGILELGRRDIGPYNHFRVIEASSVNSNLVTSSSMLHRRLKALLKKLASVDLLGLTHQQKLAFWINIYNSCMMNAFLDQGLPASPQMLVALMPKATINVGGHLLSAMAIEHFILRSPYHLKNACPKGMKSDDMTMRGILGLEWPEPLVTFALSCGSWSSPAVRVYTAFQVEKQLETAKREYLQAAVATSMPNKLAIPKLLDWYLLDFAKDLESLMDWICLQLPSELRDSAVKCLEMSRRGVVPHPIQVLPYEFRFRYILAP from the exons ATGGATACGAGAGTGAGAACTGCGTTGCGGAGCATGAGAGCGGCCCCGGAGCACGATAAA GAGATGGAGAAGGAGAGGACGAGTGAGATGCAGGGGAATCGATTTGCGGATTCAGGAAACGGGCCCAACCGAAACCAATctagaagagagaagaagattgCTTTACAGCAAGAT GTTGATAAGCTTAGGAAGAAGCTTCGGCATGAAGAGAATGTGCACCGAGCTTTGGAAAGGGCTTTCACTAGACCTCTTGGTGCTCTTCCTCGGCTTCCTCCTTATCTCCCTTCTTAT ACACTAGAGCTTCTGGCGGAAGTCGCTGTACTGGAAGAGGAAGTGGTTCGGCTCGAAGAGCAAGTTGTAAATTTCCGGCAGGGCCTTTACCAAGAGGCAATTTACATCGCGTCATCTAAGAAAACGAAAGAGGGTGCATTGGATTTGTGCAACAATCGATGCCCGCAACTGAAACCTTGCGCTCAATTGCTCAATTACGATGGAACACCAAATGGGGCTTCATCTAATCGGCTCGCCAATGGCAAGCAAACACCGCGGAAGCAAAGTTTGTACTCGTCCTCTCATGATGATCGACAGGGGAAAGAGAATCAGCTAAGCACGAACCTGACTAGAAATTGCAAGCAATCGCCGACAAAGAAAGTGTCCAAAGTGAGGATGGCTCGG CCAGAATGTGCGGTAGCAGATAAAAGATGCAGTGAGAACAGCAATCTCAACAATTCAGATGAAAAGCAATCTGATGATTCGAGCGGCCCAAACAAATTGTCCGAGGAAATCTTAAGGTGCCTTATCAGCATTTTTGCGCAGATGAGTTCCACAGAGAGCACGGAAGAGGAGATGGGCACATCTCCTTCGGTTTCTGGTTCCTGCGAGAGTTCCGAAAATGTAGATATGCGAGACCCTTACGGTATTTTGGAACTTGGAAGGAGAGATATTGGCCCCTACAATCATTTTCGAGTAATTGAAGCAAGTTCGGTTAATTCAAATCTAGTCACAAGTTCTTCTATGCTTCATAGGAGGCTAAA AGCTTTACTTAAAAAGCTTGCATCGGTGGATCTATTGGGGCTTACTCATCAGCAGAAGCTGGCATTTTGGATCAACATATATAATTCATGCATGATGAAT GCATTTCTTGATCAAGGGTTACCTGCTAGTCCTCAAATGCTTGTTGCATTGATGCCGAAG GCTACAATAAATGTTGGTGGCCACTTGCTCAGTGCGATGGCAATTGAGCATTTCATTTTGAGGTCCCCGTATCACTTAAAAAAT GCGTGCCCAAAAGGAATGAAGAGTGATGACATGACAATGCGAGGAATACTTGGATTGGAGTGGCCCGAACCCTTAGTTACATTTGCGCTCTCATGTGGAAGTTGGTCTTCTCCTGCT GTGAGAGTATACACCGCATTTCAAGTTGAAAAGCAGTTGGAAACAGCCAAGAGGGAATACCTACAAGCCGCAGTGGCTACATCAATGCCAAACAAATTGGCGATTCCGAAGTTATTAGATTGGTATCTACTCGATTTCGCAAAGGATTTAGAGTCACTAATGGACTGGATCTGTTTGCAATTGCCGAGTGAACTAAGGGACAGTGCAGTAAAATGCCTTGAGATGAGTAGAAGAGGTGTGGTTCCACATCCAATACAAGTTCTGCCCTATGAGTTCAGATTCAGGTACATTTTGGCCCCATAG